In one window of Spartobacteria bacterium DNA:
- a CDS encoding DUF2281 domain-containing protein — MSTLTIEASDVEWRNIITDAMMGVTSIITKAGEPIAEVKPVSRKQVKPMFGCARGKIKMAADFNQPLEDFQDYM, encoded by the coding sequence ATGAGTACATTGACAATAGAAGCGTCAGATGTGGAATGGCGTAATATCATCACGGATGCCATGATGGGAGTCACTTCGATTATAACAAAGGCTGGCGAACCGATTGCAGAGGTAAAGCCTGTAAGTCGGAAACAAGTAAAACCTATGTTTGGTTGTGCGCGGGGTAAAATAAAAATGGCTGCTGACTTCAATCAGCCTTTGGAAGATTTTCAGGATTATATGTGA